Proteins encoded in a region of the Mycolicibacterium neoaurum genome:
- a CDS encoding acyltransferase, whose protein sequence is MPVSAFPSVDDIAAATSPGRDRALDVIRITALLGVIAGHTVMATSIIRDDVFVWENLLTTSVVFQALTWIFQIMPLFFFAGVAASAGSYAGNWGGWLLKRCTRLYRPVFSYLAFWAVALAIGHRVLPRHVYEPIAGISIQLLWFLGAYVLVLAAVPLLRSVTTVGRMAASVALIYTMIATIDAIRVNAPGWEALGYLNLAVWLIPGIFGIAYRNRLLTVSQAALLGFGMLALNAALLRFGPYELSLVGIEGQELKNMMPPSLLLAGHAIMMCAFAIAAAPAIDRWARRPRVWWLTAIGNSGAMTLYLWHIPALLAVHLVFDTAGFPRYPGQPHFLALSIAQVLIMTAVVAVLFVALRPLENNPLPHWDGGVVTDRRSIAVGTLLCTAGAATLASCVWGLKDLGLYCVAAMLVALVGARALA, encoded by the coding sequence ATGCCCGTTTCCGCCTTCCCGAGCGTCGACGATATCGCCGCGGCCACTTCGCCCGGGCGCGACCGCGCACTCGACGTCATCCGGATCACCGCACTGCTCGGGGTGATCGCCGGCCATACGGTGATGGCCACCAGCATCATCCGCGATGACGTCTTCGTCTGGGAGAACCTGCTCACCACATCGGTGGTGTTCCAGGCGCTGACCTGGATCTTCCAGATCATGCCGCTGTTCTTCTTCGCCGGTGTCGCCGCGTCCGCCGGGTCGTATGCCGGCAATTGGGGCGGCTGGTTGCTGAAGCGCTGCACCAGGCTCTACCGACCGGTGTTCTCCTATCTCGCGTTCTGGGCGGTCGCCCTCGCCATCGGCCACCGGGTGTTGCCGAGGCACGTCTACGAGCCGATCGCCGGCATCTCCATTCAGCTGCTGTGGTTCCTCGGCGCCTACGTCCTGGTTCTCGCCGCGGTGCCGCTGCTGCGCTCGGTCACCACAGTCGGCCGGATGGCCGCCTCCGTCGCGTTGATCTACACGATGATCGCCACGATCGACGCCATCCGGGTCAACGCCCCGGGCTGGGAAGCGCTGGGCTACCTGAACCTGGCGGTGTGGCTGATCCCAGGCATCTTCGGGATCGCCTACCGCAACCGGTTGTTGACCGTCTCACAGGCCGCGTTGTTGGGTTTCGGCATGTTGGCGTTGAACGCGGCGTTGCTGCGTTTCGGTCCGTACGAACTGAGCCTGGTGGGCATCGAAGGCCAAGAGCTCAAGAACATGATGCCGCCGTCGCTGTTGCTGGCCGGACACGCAATCATGATGTGCGCGTTCGCGATTGCCGCCGCACCTGCCATCGACCGGTGGGCCCGCCGGCCGCGTGTGTGGTGGTTGACCGCGATCGGCAACAGCGGTGCGATGACACTGTATCTCTGGCACATTCCCGCGCTGCTGGCCGTGCATCTGGTGTTCGACACCGCCGGGTTTCCGCGGTATCCGGGGCAGCCGCACTTCCTGGCGCTGAGCATCGCGCAGGTGCTGATCATGACGGCGGTGGTAGCGGTGTTGTTCGTGGCGCTGCGACCGCTGGAGAACAACCCGCTGCCCCATTGGGATGGCGGCGTGGTCACCGACCGTCGGAGCATCGCGGTCGGGACGCTGCTGTGCACCGCGGGGGCAGCGACGCTGGCCTCGTGCGTGTGGGGCCTGAAGGATCTGGGCCTGTACTGCGTGGCGGCCATGCTGGTGGCACTGGTCGGCGCCCGGGCGCTCGCCTAG
- a CDS encoding DUF5302 domain-containing protein has protein sequence MADETPEDDTKRKFREALERKKAQATGGASHADGGRKKARAHGAVENRREFRRKSG, from the coding sequence ATGGCCGACGAAACTCCGGAAGACGACACCAAGCGCAAGTTCCGGGAAGCGCTGGAGCGCAAGAAGGCGCAGGCCACCGGGGGCGCTTCGCACGCTGATGGTGGACGCAAGAAGGCTCGCGCGCACGGTGCGGTGGAGAACCGGCGCGAGTTCCGACGCAAGAGCGGCTAG
- a CDS encoding PPOX class F420-dependent oxidoreductase, producing the protein MGRQVFDDKLLALIKGNALGVLATIKRDGRPQLSNVSYWFDAPNTALQVSITEPRAKTRNLRRDPRASIHVSADDGWSYAVAEGDAVLTPPAANPHDDTVEGLITLYRNIAGEHPDWADYRRAMVDDRRVLLTLPIAHLYGMPPGLR; encoded by the coding sequence ATGGGGCGTCAGGTGTTCGACGACAAGCTGCTGGCATTGATCAAGGGCAACGCGCTGGGGGTGCTGGCCACCATCAAGCGCGACGGCAGGCCACAGCTGTCCAATGTGTCGTACTGGTTCGACGCGCCCAACACCGCGTTGCAGGTGTCCATCACCGAACCACGTGCCAAGACCCGCAACCTGCGTCGTGACCCGCGCGCCTCTATCCACGTCTCCGCCGACGACGGCTGGTCCTATGCGGTGGCCGAGGGTGACGCGGTGTTGACCCCGCCGGCGGCCAACCCGCACGATGACACGGTCGAGGGGCTTATTACGTTGTACCGCAACATCGCCGGTGAACATCCGGACTGGGCGGACTACCGGCGTGCGATGGTCGACGACCGTCGCGTGCTGCTGACACTGCCGATCGCGCACCTGTACGGAATGCCGCCCGGGCTGCGCTGA
- a CDS encoding class I SAM-dependent methyltransferase, with product MSRIDGTSLEGVSATTLWTLHNRGTEARRSDGVIRDPWAVSLLDSIDYDYRKFGKPNQSHPLRALAFDAAATEYLKAHPRASVVALAEGLQTSFWRLARAGVADELHWYSIDLEPVMQLRRQLLPRDDRITELAQSALDRSWMDRVDAQDGVFITAEGLLMYLEPEDALGLIADCAARFPGAQFMFDSIPHWFSRRTLGGMRLSDRYLTPAMPFGLTPDEAVSLAGTIDGVRSARDVPYPPGRGLWRLAKPAFWDHVGAFRRNRPSITLLEFAGR from the coding sequence ATGAGCCGGATCGACGGAACCAGTCTGGAGGGAGTGTCCGCGACGACGTTGTGGACCCTGCACAACCGCGGCACCGAGGCCAGGCGCTCCGACGGGGTGATCCGCGACCCGTGGGCGGTCAGTCTGCTCGATTCGATCGATTACGACTACCGCAAGTTCGGTAAGCCCAACCAGTCCCATCCGCTGCGCGCGTTGGCCTTCGATGCGGCGGCCACCGAGTACCTGAAAGCTCATCCGAGGGCGTCGGTGGTGGCACTGGCCGAGGGCCTGCAAACCAGTTTCTGGCGGCTGGCCCGTGCCGGCGTTGCCGACGAATTGCACTGGTATTCGATCGATCTGGAGCCGGTGATGCAGCTGCGCCGCCAGTTGCTCCCCCGCGATGACCGGATCACCGAACTGGCCCAGTCGGCGTTGGATCGCAGCTGGATGGACCGGGTGGACGCGCAGGATGGTGTGTTCATCACCGCCGAGGGTTTGCTGATGTACCTGGAGCCCGAGGACGCGCTGGGACTGATCGCCGACTGTGCTGCCCGTTTTCCCGGTGCGCAATTCATGTTCGACTCGATCCCGCACTGGTTCAGTCGCAGGACACTCGGCGGTATGCGGCTGTCCGATCGCTATCTCACGCCGGCCATGCCGTTCGGACTCACCCCCGACGAAGCGGTGTCGCTGGCAGGCACCATCGATGGTGTCCGGTCGGCCCGCGATGTGCCCTATCCACCGGGACGCGGGCTCTGGCGGCTGGCCAAGCCCGCTTTCTGGGACCACGTCGGCGCGTTCCGGCGAAACCGGCCGAGCATCACGCTGCTGGAATTCGCCGGGCGCTGA
- a CDS encoding class I SAM-dependent methyltransferase, with the protein MTSPRADARSLTGVSETALLTLKVRATEAARDDRIIDDPVAVDLVDAIDFDFAKFGFVGRQDMALRALAFDKQTRRYLRDHPAATVVALAEGLQTSFYRLDNGDVGHEFRWHTVDLPPITALREKLLPPSERITVSAQSALDYSWMDAVDTSDGVFITAEGLLMYLQPTEAMGLITECARRFPGGQLMFDLPPYWFAWWARKGLLRPSLRYKVPPMPFSLSVAAAADLVNTVPGVRAAHDVPMPTGRGTVLNALLWAAHRLPLLDPVRPVLTRLEFG; encoded by the coding sequence GTGACCTCCCCGAGAGCCGACGCGCGGTCGCTGACCGGCGTGTCCGAGACCGCACTGTTGACGCTGAAGGTGCGTGCCACCGAGGCCGCCCGAGACGATCGGATCATCGATGATCCGGTGGCCGTCGATCTGGTCGACGCCATCGATTTCGACTTCGCCAAGTTCGGTTTCGTCGGCCGCCAGGACATGGCGCTGCGCGCCCTGGCGTTCGACAAGCAGACCCGCAGGTACCTGCGCGATCATCCGGCGGCGACCGTGGTCGCGCTGGCCGAGGGATTGCAGACCAGTTTCTACCGGCTCGACAATGGCGATGTCGGTCATGAATTCCGTTGGCACACCGTCGATCTGCCACCGATAACGGCGCTGCGCGAGAAGCTGCTCCCACCGTCGGAGCGCATCACCGTCAGCGCGCAGTCGGCGCTGGACTACAGCTGGATGGATGCCGTCGATACCTCCGACGGCGTGTTCATCACGGCCGAGGGGTTGCTGATGTACCTGCAACCGACCGAGGCGATGGGCTTGATCACCGAATGCGCCAGGCGTTTTCCCGGCGGCCAGCTGATGTTCGACCTACCGCCCTACTGGTTCGCATGGTGGGCCCGAAAGGGGTTACTGCGCCCCTCCCTGCGCTACAAGGTACCGCCGATGCCGTTCAGCCTGTCGGTCGCCGCGGCCGCCGATCTGGTCAACACGGTGCCCGGGGTACGCGCCGCCCACGATGTACCGATGCCCACCGGGCGCGGCACCGTGCTCAATGCGCTGCTGTGGGCCGCCCACCGGCTGCCACTGCTGGATCCGGTGCGGCCGGTGCTGACCCGGCTGGAGTTCGGCTGA
- a CDS encoding NAD(P)/FAD-dependent oxidoreductase has protein sequence MDTVDVLIVGAGISGIGAAYYLQRAHPGRDYTILEARQSTGGTWDLFRYPGIRSDSDLHTFGYEFKPWRDEYAIATADKILAYLRETVDENGMAQRIRFGHKVLGAAWSSADGRWIVDVERDGELIQLGARWLFCAGGYYRYDQGYTPDFPGRDRFGGRIIHPQLWPEDLDYAGKRVVVIGSGATAVTLVPAMAADAAHVTMLQRSPTYVMPVPAKDTFANVARRVLGDDRGYALARRKNILKQRAVYTFCQKHPVLARRLIRRINAGKLPDGYPVDEHFNPAYDPWDQRLCAVPDGDLFAAISDGSASVVTDRITTFTETGIRLESGAELAADIIVTATGLNIQLFGGVTLTVDGEPVDLAETVAYKGIMLSGVPNFAFAFGYTNSSWTLKVGLLCEHFCRLLSHMDARGVDQVRPVLTDRDMPTLPLLDFAAGYVQRAIDRLPRQGTRGPWQMTMNYTVDAQVLRNGPVTDDCLQFSRTPAGSAPAAPDPAVAAGGRPTAAH, from the coding sequence ATGGACACAGTTGACGTGCTGATCGTCGGAGCCGGCATCTCCGGTATCGGAGCCGCCTACTATCTGCAGCGCGCGCACCCCGGCCGCGACTACACCATCCTGGAGGCTCGTCAGTCCACCGGCGGTACCTGGGATCTGTTCCGCTACCCGGGTATTCGGTCCGATTCCGATCTGCACACCTTCGGCTACGAGTTCAAACCGTGGCGTGACGAGTACGCGATCGCCACCGCGGACAAGATCCTGGCCTACCTACGCGAGACCGTCGACGAGAACGGGATGGCCCAGCGAATCCGGTTCGGGCACAAGGTACTCGGTGCGGCCTGGAGCAGCGCCGACGGACGCTGGATCGTCGACGTCGAACGCGACGGCGAGCTGATCCAGCTCGGCGCACGCTGGCTGTTCTGCGCCGGCGGCTACTACCGCTACGACCAGGGTTACACCCCAGACTTCCCGGGCCGCGACCGGTTCGGCGGCCGGATCATCCATCCGCAACTGTGGCCGGAAGACCTGGACTATGCCGGCAAGCGTGTGGTGGTGATCGGCAGCGGTGCCACGGCCGTGACGCTCGTGCCGGCCATGGCGGCCGATGCGGCGCACGTCACCATGTTGCAGCGGTCGCCGACCTACGTCATGCCGGTCCCGGCCAAGGACACGTTCGCCAATGTGGCGCGCCGAGTGCTCGGTGACGACCGTGGTTATGCACTGGCCCGGCGCAAGAACATCCTCAAACAGCGCGCCGTCTATACCTTCTGCCAGAAGCATCCGGTGTTGGCGCGGCGACTGATCCGCCGGATCAACGCAGGCAAGCTGCCCGACGGGTATCCGGTGGACGAGCACTTCAACCCGGCCTACGACCCGTGGGATCAGCGGCTGTGTGCGGTGCCCGACGGCGACCTGTTCGCCGCCATCAGCGATGGCAGTGCCTCGGTGGTGACCGACCGGATCACGACATTCACCGAGACCGGGATCCGGCTGGAATCCGGAGCGGAGCTGGCGGCCGACATCATCGTCACCGCCACCGGACTGAACATTCAGTTGTTCGGCGGGGTGACGCTCACCGTGGACGGAGAGCCGGTCGATCTGGCCGAGACCGTCGCCTACAAGGGCATCATGCTCAGCGGCGTGCCCAACTTCGCCTTCGCCTTCGGCTACACCAATTCGTCATGGACGCTCAAGGTCGGCCTGCTGTGCGAGCATTTCTGCCGACTCCTGTCGCATATGGATGCCCGGGGCGTCGACCAGGTGCGCCCGGTGCTCACCGACCGGGACATGCCGACCCTGCCGCTGTTGGACTTCGCGGCCGGCTATGTGCAGCGGGCGATCGACCGCCTACCACGCCAGGGCACCCGCGGGCCGTGGCAGATGACCATGAACTACACCGTCGACGCGCAGGTGCTGCGCAACGGTCCGGTCACCGATGACTGCTTGCAGTTCAGCCGAACTCCAGCCGGGTCAGCACCGGCCGCACCGGATCCAGCAGTGGCAGCCGGTGGGCGGCCCACAGCAGCGCATTGA
- a CDS encoding PucR family transcriptional regulator — MNPPGPSPAVRELIRQCAQIVVNARPEWLDELDTTVLAGSPAIAADPELAAAVSRSNRANLAFWATANIRDPGGPVPPNTGPEPLSIARELVRRGVNSLPMDAYRIGEGVAWRRLMDIAFELTSDPAELRELLQVCSRSISAFVEATLAGITAQIELERHELTHGTHAERRETVALLLEGAPIPRDRAEGRLGYALTGTHTAAVLWVAGTDHNLAELDHAAETIGRAAGARPLSVLPSSATRWVWVPGQLDADDLTGSIGSVRVALGTAADGVEGFRTSHFEAITTQQMVARLHSRQQIARFTDIELVALVTADPDRAARFVERVLGDFAHAPADLHTAVGVFIGAQCNAARAATQLYTHRNTLLRRLARAEELLPAPLSTCSVEVAVALDVVRWTGQSSSPSR; from the coding sequence ATGAACCCGCCGGGACCATCACCCGCGGTGCGGGAACTGATCCGCCAATGCGCGCAGATCGTGGTCAACGCGCGCCCCGAATGGCTCGACGAGCTCGACACCACCGTCCTGGCCGGCAGCCCGGCCATCGCCGCCGATCCCGAACTGGCCGCCGCGGTGAGCCGTAGCAACCGCGCCAATCTGGCCTTCTGGGCGACCGCCAACATCCGGGATCCGGGCGGGCCGGTCCCGCCGAACACCGGTCCTGAACCGCTCAGCATCGCCCGCGAACTGGTGCGCCGCGGGGTCAACTCGCTGCCGATGGACGCCTATCGGATCGGCGAGGGGGTGGCGTGGCGGCGCCTGATGGACATCGCCTTCGAGCTGACCTCCGATCCGGCCGAACTACGCGAGCTGTTGCAGGTCTGCTCGCGGTCGATCAGTGCCTTCGTCGAGGCGACCCTGGCCGGTATCACCGCCCAGATCGAGTTGGAGCGTCACGAACTCACCCATGGCACCCACGCCGAGCGACGGGAAACTGTCGCCCTGCTGCTGGAAGGCGCCCCCATCCCCCGCGACCGCGCCGAAGGACGCCTCGGCTATGCCTTGACCGGCACCCACACCGCGGCTGTGCTTTGGGTCGCCGGCACCGATCACAACCTCGCCGAACTCGATCACGCGGCCGAAACGATCGGCCGAGCGGCCGGGGCGCGGCCGCTGAGTGTGCTGCCCAGTAGCGCGACGCGATGGGTCTGGGTGCCCGGCCAGCTGGACGCCGATGATCTGACCGGCTCGATCGGCTCGGTGCGGGTGGCCCTCGGCACCGCCGCCGACGGTGTCGAGGGCTTCCGCACCAGCCATTTCGAGGCGATCACCACCCAGCAGATGGTGGCGCGCCTGCATTCCCGCCAGCAGATCGCGCGGTTCACCGATATCGAATTGGTCGCCCTGGTCACCGCCGATCCCGATCGCGCGGCGCGATTCGTCGAACGGGTCCTCGGCGACTTCGCCCATGCGCCTGCCGATTTGCACACGGCGGTGGGTGTGTTCATCGGGGCGCAGTGCAACGCGGCTCGGGCGGCCACCCAGCTCTACACCCACCGCAATACCCTGTTGCGCCGACTGGCCCGCGCCGAGGAGCTGCTGCCTGCCCCGCTGTCGACGTGCAGTGTGGAGGTGGCTGTCGCATTGGACGTCGTGCGCTGGACCGGTCAGTCCAGCAGCCCGTCCAGATAA
- a CDS encoding GntR family transcriptional regulator: protein MGGLGDWIHLEADAGAPLFDQLRTQIIAGVRDGRLAPGTRLPTVRDLAGQLGLAVNTVARAYRELESAGVLETRGRFGTFVARVDPADNAMAAAAHAFAEVARAQGLGREQALRYLDGLLD, encoded by the coding sequence GTGGGAGGTCTGGGGGACTGGATACACCTGGAAGCCGATGCGGGCGCGCCGCTGTTCGACCAGCTGCGCACCCAGATCATCGCCGGGGTACGCGACGGACGACTGGCGCCGGGTACCCGCTTGCCCACGGTACGCGACCTGGCGGGTCAGCTGGGCCTGGCGGTCAACACGGTGGCACGCGCCTATCGCGAGCTGGAATCCGCCGGCGTGCTCGAAACCCGTGGTCGCTTCGGCACATTCGTCGCACGGGTGGATCCGGCCGACAACGCGATGGCAGCCGCGGCACATGCCTTCGCCGAGGTGGCGCGGGCCCAAGGTCTCGGCAGGGAGCAGGCGCTCCGTTATCTGGACGGGCTGCTGGACTGA
- a CDS encoding NAD-dependent deacylase, whose amino-acid sequence MRVTLLSGAGMSAESGVPTFRDVETGLWANVDPYEISSSDGWQRHPERVWAWYLWRHYMMSAVEPNAGHLAVAAWEDYAEVHVVTQNVDNLHERAGSTRVHHVHGSLFEFRCDRCGTPFTGELPAMPEPVEVVDPPRCACGGLIRPNVVWFGEGLPDDAWDSSVEAVAKADVVIVVGTSSVVYPAAGLPEAAVANGIPVIEVNPQPTPLSAACTAVLRETSATALPTLLQRLPQLL is encoded by the coding sequence GTGCGAGTGACGTTGCTGAGCGGGGCCGGCATGTCCGCCGAGAGCGGTGTGCCGACGTTTCGCGATGTCGAGACCGGTTTGTGGGCCAACGTGGATCCCTACGAGATCTCCAGCAGCGACGGTTGGCAACGCCATCCGGAACGGGTCTGGGCCTGGTACCTGTGGCGGCACTACATGATGAGTGCAGTCGAGCCCAACGCCGGTCATCTGGCTGTCGCTGCTTGGGAGGACTACGCCGAAGTGCACGTGGTCACCCAGAACGTCGACAACCTGCACGAGCGCGCGGGCAGCACCCGGGTCCACCATGTGCACGGCAGCCTTTTCGAGTTCCGCTGCGACCGTTGTGGAACACCGTTCACCGGCGAACTTCCCGCCATGCCCGAACCGGTCGAGGTCGTCGACCCGCCACGGTGCGCGTGCGGCGGCCTGATCCGACCGAACGTGGTGTGGTTCGGCGAAGGCCTTCCCGACGACGCGTGGGACAGCTCGGTGGAGGCGGTCGCGAAGGCCGATGTGGTGATCGTGGTCGGCACGTCATCGGTGGTCTACCCGGCCGCGGGCCTACCGGAGGCCGCCGTGGCCAACGGAATCCCGGTCATCGAGGTCAACCCGCAGCCGACACCGCTGTCGGCCGCCTGCACCGCGGTGCTGCGGGAGACCTCGGCCACCGCGCTGCCCACCCTGCTGCAGCGCCTGCCCCAGCTCCTCTGA
- a CDS encoding class I SAM-dependent methyltransferase, whose protein sequence is MTAAVDNPFFARVWLVTSGHEPESVRRLRVENLAGLSGRVLEVGAGTGSNFVHYPGAVSEVVALEPERKLAEVAREAAATAPVPVTVSTATIEEFEAGEPFDAVVCSLVLCSVDDPDMVLRQLFSMLKPGGELRYLEHVAGTGWRATLQRVADATIWPRLLGNCHTHRNTETAIADAGFTVAGSRREQSVPAWVPVPVSELAIGRAVRG, encoded by the coding sequence ATGACTGCCGCGGTCGACAATCCGTTCTTCGCCCGGGTGTGGCTCGTGACGAGCGGGCACGAACCCGAATCGGTGCGGCGGCTGCGCGTGGAGAATCTGGCCGGTCTCAGTGGCCGTGTGCTGGAGGTCGGCGCCGGAACCGGCAGCAACTTCGTGCACTACCCGGGGGCGGTCAGCGAGGTCGTCGCGCTCGAACCGGAGCGAAAGCTGGCCGAGGTTGCCCGGGAGGCCGCCGCCACCGCGCCGGTGCCGGTGACGGTCAGCACCGCCACCATCGAGGAGTTCGAGGCCGGCGAGCCGTTCGACGCCGTGGTGTGCTCGCTGGTGCTCTGCTCGGTGGACGATCCGGATATGGTTCTGCGGCAGCTGTTCTCGATGCTCAAGCCCGGCGGTGAGCTGCGCTATCTGGAACATGTCGCAGGCACCGGTTGGCGTGCCACGCTGCAGCGGGTCGCCGATGCCACGATCTGGCCGCGGCTGCTCGGCAACTGCCACACCCACCGCAACACCGAGACCGCGATCGCCGACGCCGGGTTCACGGTGGCCGGTTCGCGGCGCGAACAGAGTGTGCCGGCTTGGGTTCCGGTACCGGTGTCGGAGTTGGCGATCGGGCGGGCAGTGCGCGGATAG
- a CDS encoding TetR/AcrR family transcriptional regulator, translating into MSAPRLRRRRAARGSGDQLRDEVLDAATELLLETGHAKAVSIRAVAARVGVTPPSIYLHFADKDALLDAVCARYYEKLDEEMQRVAADQTSTIEVLRAQGLAYVRFARQTPELYRIATMGEGNPDSDVDVTLASSAFVHMRASVEALMAEGIYPQGDSTAAALELWAAVHGVAALLIAKPYLPWGDAEEFADRVLSAVCCGRIVYGIVGADSTPEETIAKLGTLRT; encoded by the coding sequence GTGTCCGCTCCACGCCTGAGACGACGCCGCGCCGCACGCGGGTCCGGAGATCAGCTGCGCGACGAGGTCCTCGACGCCGCCACCGAGCTGCTGCTGGAAACCGGTCACGCCAAGGCGGTGTCCATCCGGGCCGTCGCCGCGCGGGTCGGGGTCACCCCGCCGTCGATCTACCTGCATTTCGCCGACAAGGACGCCCTGCTCGACGCCGTGTGCGCCCGCTACTACGAGAAACTCGACGAGGAGATGCAGCGCGTCGCCGCCGACCAGACCTCGACCATCGAGGTGCTGCGGGCTCAGGGGCTGGCCTATGTGCGGTTCGCCAGGCAGACCCCCGAGCTGTATCGCATCGCCACCATGGGCGAGGGCAATCCGGACAGCGATGTCGACGTCACGCTGGCCAGCTCTGCATTTGTGCACATGCGCGCCTCCGTCGAGGCATTGATGGCCGAAGGGATCTACCCGCAGGGGGATTCGACCGCCGCGGCACTGGAGCTGTGGGCCGCCGTGCACGGCGTCGCCGCCCTGCTGATCGCCAAGCCGTACCTGCCGTGGGGCGACGCCGAAGAGTTCGCCGACCGGGTTCTCAGCGCGGTGTGTTGCGGCCGGATCGTCTATGGCATCGTCGGCGCCGATTCCACGCCGGAAGAGACCATCGCGAAGCTCGGTACGCTGAGAACATGA